A single genomic interval of Spirosoma taeanense harbors:
- a CDS encoding fatty acid--CoA ligase, whose amino-acid sequence MIQTKLIPRTAEAVEPPMLIKTLLAQSTKYEPQREIIYRDLFRMNYVEFNRRVRQLANVLTDLGVKPGDTVAVLDWDSHRYLECFFGVTSYGVVLHTINVRLSSAQILYTMNHAQDKIVLIHEDFLPILSAIKDQLTTVEKFVLISDKVYTDPIAVGDLPTGFSGEYEALLGNASDQYDFPDFDENTWATTFYTTGTTGNPKGVYFSHRQLFMHTMGLATYVCGYQAVPFSSVTDVYMPITPMFHVHAWGFPFLATMLSTKQVYPGRYEPELLLKLLLKEGVTLSHCVPTILNMLVNSPVANQVDLTRWKVIIGGSALTKGLAKGALELGIQVYQGYGMSETAPIMALSQLNDLERNLPVDEKVDYLTRAGRIAPFIEMHLMDDEGNFVPHDGHSLGEIVARGPWLTQGYYEDPECGAALWKGGWLHTGDVASITPDNWVLIADRTKDVIKTGGEWISSLDIEDLLSQVDGVAEAAVVGLPDERWGERPHALIVQKPGAELTAEGIKSGMQAKVQLGELNKWYVPDRILFVPEIPKTSVGKIDKKRIRSEMKDLILQ is encoded by the coding sequence ATGATTCAGACGAAATTGATTCCCCGCACCGCCGAAGCTGTTGAACCGCCCATGCTGATTAAAACCCTGCTGGCCCAGTCCACCAAATATGAGCCGCAGCGTGAGATAATCTACCGCGATCTGTTTCGAATGAATTACGTCGAGTTCAACCGGCGCGTTCGGCAGTTAGCCAATGTATTAACAGACCTCGGCGTAAAGCCCGGTGATACGGTTGCCGTACTTGACTGGGATAGCCACCGGTATCTGGAATGTTTTTTCGGTGTGACAAGCTACGGGGTGGTACTGCATACTATCAATGTTCGACTTTCGTCCGCTCAGATTCTGTATACAATGAATCACGCTCAGGATAAAATCGTCCTGATTCATGAAGACTTCCTGCCCATTCTGAGCGCCATTAAAGACCAGTTGACGACGGTTGAGAAATTCGTGCTTATATCTGATAAGGTCTATACCGATCCCATTGCCGTTGGAGACCTGCCGACTGGCTTTTCGGGCGAGTACGAGGCTTTGCTTGGTAACGCATCGGATCAGTACGATTTCCCGGATTTTGACGAAAACACCTGGGCAACCACATTTTATACTACTGGTACGACAGGTAACCCCAAAGGCGTCTATTTTTCGCACCGGCAATTATTTATGCACACGATGGGTCTGGCAACTTACGTCTGCGGCTACCAAGCTGTACCGTTTTCGTCGGTAACGGACGTGTATATGCCCATTACGCCTATGTTTCACGTGCATGCCTGGGGTTTCCCGTTTCTGGCGACCATGCTGTCGACCAAGCAGGTTTATCCGGGGCGATATGAGCCTGAACTTTTGCTGAAACTCCTGCTGAAAGAAGGCGTTACGTTGTCGCACTGCGTTCCCACCATCCTAAATATGCTGGTCAACAGTCCAGTCGCCAATCAGGTCGATTTAACCCGCTGGAAGGTGATCATCGGTGGGTCGGCGCTGACGAAAGGGCTGGCTAAAGGCGCGCTTGAACTTGGCATCCAGGTGTATCAGGGCTATGGCATGTCGGAAACGGCTCCAATCATGGCGCTTTCCCAGTTGAACGATCTTGAACGTAACCTACCTGTTGACGAGAAGGTTGACTATCTCACCCGCGCCGGCCGGATTGCACCGTTTATTGAGATGCATCTGATGGACGATGAAGGGAATTTTGTGCCGCACGACGGACATTCATTGGGCGAAATTGTGGCGCGGGGACCCTGGCTAACGCAGGGGTATTACGAAGACCCCGAATGTGGAGCGGCCCTTTGGAAAGGTGGCTGGCTCCATACCGGCGACGTAGCCAGCATTACGCCCGACAACTGGGTGTTGATTGCTGACCGAACGAAAGACGTGATTAAGACCGGTGGCGAATGGATCTCCTCACTCGACATTGAAGACTTGTTGTCGCAGGTTGACGGCGTAGCCGAAGCCGCCGTCGTTGGCTTGCCCGACGAACGCTGGGGCGAACGCCCGCATGCCCTGATCGTGCAGAAACCGGGGGCTGAACTAACCGCTGAGGGTATAAAATCTGGCATGCAGGCTAAAGTGCAGCTTGGCGAGCTCAACAAATGGTACGTTCCCGACCGGATTCTGTTCGTACCCGAAATCCCTAAAACCAGCGTTGGTAAAATAGATAAAAAGCGAATCCGGTCGGAGATGAAAGACCTGATTTTACAGTAA
- a CDS encoding NupC/NupG family nucleoside CNT transporter — MDRFTGLIGIVLILGIAYALSNNRKAINYRTIGVGLALQFGLAVFILKTEVGGQIFNWLGKAVARLLSFSDKGAEFVFGSLVRRDILDRAFGVGNDFIFFFKIIPTIIFVAVLVNIFYHLGIMQRVVSMMARVMKTLMGVSGAEALSNVASTFVGQVEAQIMVKPYLRTMTNSELMASMTGSFACIAGGVLAVYISLGVPAPYLLAASIMAAPGALVISKIVFPETEVSETQGVVKVEIKKNHVNLLDAIAGGASEGLKVGLNVVAMLIGFIAVIALLDYILLRIGVSVFNIPDLSMNFLLGKLFSVFAWAMGVPGKDIQAAGALMGTKMVVNEFVAYLDLVKIKTTLDPKTVAITSFALCGFANFSSIAIQVGGIGELAPNRRSDLARLGFKALVCGTLASYMSATLAGLLL, encoded by the coding sequence ATGGATCGTTTTACCGGCCTGATTGGTATTGTTTTAATTCTGGGAATTGCTTACGCCCTGTCGAACAACCGTAAAGCCATCAACTATCGTACTATTGGCGTTGGCTTGGCTCTCCAGTTTGGGCTGGCCGTCTTTATTTTAAAAACTGAGGTTGGCGGCCAAATATTCAACTGGTTAGGGAAAGCCGTTGCCAGACTCTTATCCTTCTCCGACAAAGGTGCCGAGTTTGTCTTTGGTTCACTGGTCAGACGCGATATTCTGGACCGCGCCTTTGGGGTAGGCAACGACTTTATTTTCTTCTTTAAAATCATCCCAACTATCATTTTCGTAGCGGTTCTGGTCAACATCTTTTATCACCTCGGTATCATGCAGCGGGTGGTCTCCATGATGGCCCGGGTTATGAAAACGCTGATGGGAGTAAGTGGAGCGGAAGCGCTGTCCAACGTAGCCAGTACGTTTGTCGGGCAGGTTGAAGCGCAGATTATGGTGAAACCTTACCTCCGGACCATGACCAATTCGGAGTTGATGGCTTCTATGACGGGTAGTTTTGCCTGCATAGCCGGGGGCGTTCTGGCCGTGTATATTTCGCTGGGCGTACCGGCGCCTTACCTGCTGGCAGCCAGTATAATGGCCGCACCCGGCGCCCTTGTCATCAGCAAGATTGTATTTCCCGAAACCGAAGTTTCTGAAACGCAGGGCGTGGTCAAAGTTGAAATTAAAAAGAACCACGTCAATTTACTCGACGCCATTGCAGGTGGCGCCAGCGAAGGTCTAAAGGTCGGCCTGAATGTGGTAGCTATGCTGATTGGCTTTATCGCTGTGATCGCTCTGCTCGATTATATTCTGCTGCGCATCGGCGTCTCGGTATTTAACATTCCTGACCTGAGTATGAATTTTCTACTTGGCAAACTGTTCTCGGTGTTCGCCTGGGCGATGGGTGTGCCCGGAAAAGACATCCAGGCCGCTGGCGCTCTGATGGGTACCAAAATGGTCGTTAATGAGTTTGTAGCTTATCTGGACCTCGTAAAGATTAAAACTACCCTCGACCCGAAGACGGTTGCCATTACCAGTTTTGCGCTCTGCGGCTTTGCTAATTTCAGCTCTATCGCTATTCAGGTAGGTGGTATTGGCGAGCTGGCTCCCAACCGCCGTAGCGACCTCGCCCGATTAGGCTTCAAAGCCCTCGTTTGTGGTACATTGGCCAGCTATATGTCGGCGACGCTGGCGGGTCTGCTACTGTAA
- the ppk1 gene encoding polyphosphate kinase 1 yields MHRQTNPPAQAIDKMAKVSEKVSSVIDQSDYLSRDLSWLKFNERVLDQARSTERTLMERLKFLAISASNLDEFFMIRVGSLYNYLDYHKQRIDYSGLREVPFRKALFTNAQQFCRDQQQLFTEELLPLFAENGLMLVDYQDLTPDEQTEATSYFDRAIYPTLTPMLYDYTHTFPVLLAKVLIFGVVTQSPDGAELQSLRSEDEDDRQRLSFVQIPANLPRFLSFEREDVTVFIPIEEIVRQNIKKLYRNVELTSVNLFRITRNGDFTLEENDDDEVDFIDEVRQKIKNRRLGRVTRVEVEIDATGHVGSPWMLNLLKKRWEIDDLNIFESRTMLDFSAFWQIINYPDFKDDMPRPHAPVPPLGLLRAGRDKTDDIFELIKQRDLFLHHPYNNFEPVLQLLEQAAEDPHVLAIKITVYRLAKRSRITEALLKAAENGKHVSVLFEVKARFDEENNIREAQRLQKAGCFVIYGISRFKTHTKLLLVVRNEGSRVVRYAHMATGNYNEDTSKLYTDIGLLTTNEVYTHDISEFFNVITGHSLPNEYQYLITAPRDMREQLVRLIRLEADNAKHGLPSGICIKVNSLEDKEVINELYKASQAGVPIRLIVRSICCLRPHRTGLSENITVRSIVGDFLEHTRIYYFHNNGDPKVYGGSADIMVRSFDRRIESLFYLADPRVKQQAILILDYNLRDNVNAFELNEDGNFKKCDVPVGSKPFNMHQRFFEVTEKEASKARLFDPEIKPAEVAQIEEEYQEGAERAIADI; encoded by the coding sequence ATGCACCGCCAGACGAACCCGCCGGCGCAGGCAATTGATAAAATGGCAAAAGTTAGCGAAAAAGTCAGCAGCGTTATTGATCAGAGCGATTACCTCAGTCGCGATCTAAGCTGGCTCAAATTTAACGAGCGGGTCCTGGATCAGGCGCGCAGCACCGAACGGACGCTAATGGAACGGCTCAAATTTCTGGCCATTTCGGCATCCAACCTCGACGAATTCTTTATGATTCGCGTAGGTAGCCTGTATAATTATCTGGATTACCACAAACAGCGGATCGATTACTCCGGTCTGCGCGAGGTGCCGTTCCGTAAGGCTCTGTTCACGAACGCACAGCAGTTTTGCCGGGACCAGCAGCAGTTGTTCACCGAAGAACTGCTGCCGCTCTTTGCCGAAAATGGGCTTATGCTGGTGGATTATCAGGACCTGACACCTGACGAACAGACCGAAGCGACCAGCTACTTCGACCGGGCAATTTACCCAACGCTGACGCCGATGCTGTACGACTACACGCACACTTTTCCGGTTCTGCTGGCAAAAGTGCTGATCTTCGGCGTCGTAACGCAAAGTCCCGACGGCGCCGAACTGCAAAGCCTGCGCTCCGAAGATGAAGACGATCGCCAACGACTGTCGTTCGTGCAGATTCCGGCTAACCTGCCGCGTTTTTTGTCTTTTGAGCGGGAAGACGTAACGGTATTTATTCCGATTGAAGAAATTGTCCGGCAGAACATCAAGAAACTTTACCGAAACGTCGAGCTAACGTCGGTCAATCTGTTTCGTATCACCCGGAATGGCGATTTCACGCTCGAAGAAAATGACGACGATGAAGTTGATTTTATTGATGAAGTCCGGCAGAAAATCAAAAACCGGCGGCTGGGACGCGTAACGCGCGTTGAGGTTGAAATTGATGCAACCGGCCATGTTGGGTCGCCTTGGATGCTGAATCTGCTCAAAAAACGCTGGGAGATTGACGACCTGAATATTTTTGAGTCGCGCACCATGCTTGACTTTTCGGCCTTCTGGCAAATCATCAATTATCCGGACTTTAAAGATGACATGCCCCGACCGCATGCGCCGGTGCCACCACTGGGACTGTTGCGGGCTGGGCGCGACAAAACCGACGACATTTTTGAGTTAATCAAGCAGCGGGACCTTTTCCTTCATCATCCTTACAACAACTTCGAGCCCGTCCTGCAGCTGCTCGAACAGGCCGCAGAAGACCCGCACGTACTGGCTATAAAAATTACGGTTTACCGGCTGGCGAAGCGGTCACGCATTACGGAAGCCCTGCTCAAAGCCGCCGAAAATGGAAAACACGTTTCGGTTCTGTTTGAGGTAAAAGCGCGATTTGATGAAGAAAACAACATCCGGGAGGCCCAGCGTCTGCAGAAAGCGGGTTGTTTTGTCATCTACGGAATCAGCCGCTTTAAAACACACACAAAACTGCTGCTGGTCGTTCGGAATGAGGGCAGCCGCGTAGTGCGCTATGCGCATATGGCTACCGGAAACTACAATGAAGACACGTCAAAACTATACACAGATATTGGTCTGCTGACGACGAACGAAGTGTACACCCACGACATTTCGGAGTTCTTCAACGTTATCACGGGGCATTCCTTACCGAACGAATACCAGTATCTGATTACGGCCCCGCGCGACATGCGCGAACAGCTCGTACGGCTCATTCGCTTAGAAGCCGATAATGCCAAACACGGCTTGCCAAGTGGTATCTGCATCAAAGTCAATTCCCTGGAAGACAAAGAGGTTATTAACGAGCTGTATAAAGCCTCGCAGGCAGGCGTTCCTATCCGGTTGATTGTACGTAGTATCTGCTGCCTACGTCCCCACCGCACCGGTTTAAGCGAGAATATTACGGTACGATCCATCGTAGGCGATTTTCTGGAGCATACCCGGATTTACTATTTTCATAATAACGGCGATCCGAAAGTTTATGGCGGTAGCGCCGACATCATGGTACGGAGTTTTGACCGGCGGATCGAGTCGCTGTTTTATCTGGCTGATCCACGAGTCAAGCAACAGGCAATCCTGATTCTGGATTATAACCTGCGCGACAACGTAAATGCCTTTGAGTTGAACGAAGACGGCAATTTTAAGAAATGCGACGTACCAGTCGGCAGTAAGCCGTTCAATATGCATCAGCGCTTTTTTGAAGTGACCGAAAAAGAGGCAAGCAAAGCACGATTGTTCGACCCGGAAATTAAACCCGCTGAAGTTGCCCAGATTGAGGAAGAATATCAGGAAGGCGCCGAGCGGGCTATCGCAGATATTTAA